The genomic DNA TTGTCTGTAGTCCCAAAATGCTGATGGgctttgtttcagaaaataataCCATCTCTTTCACAGGATGCATGACTCAGctgtttttcttctgcctttttgtCAATTCTGAATGTTATGTGCTGACAGCAATGGCCTATGATCGTTATGTGGCCATATGTAAGCCCTTGATGTATGCCATCCTTATGTCTCCTAGGATATGTTCCCTGCTAATGTTTGGGTCTTACTTGATGGGGTTTGCAAGTGCCATGGCTCACACTGGCTGTATGATTAGGCTCAGCTTTTGTGATTCCAACACCATCAACCACTATATGTGTGAAATCTTCCCCCTTCTCCAGCTCTCCTGCAGCAGCACCTATGCCAATGAACTTGTGAGTTCTTTCATTGCCTGCATAGTTGTCATTGTATCTGGCCTTGTTATCTTAACTTCATATGCTTCCATCCTTTTAAATATTGCTCACATGTCATCAGCTACAGGTTGGTCCAAAGCCATGGGCACTTGTGGTTCTCATATTGTAACCGTTAGTCTGTTCTATGGGTCTGGGCTGCTTACTTATGTCAAACCAGCATCTGCCAAGTCGGTAGACCAGGGGAAATTTTTCTCAGTGCTTTACACTCTTATGGTACCCATGCTGAATCCTCTCATTTACAGTCTTAGGAACAAGGATGTCAAGCTTGCTGTGAAGAGAACCATGAAG from Acomys russatus chromosome 14, mAcoRus1.1, whole genome shotgun sequence includes the following:
- the LOC127198004 gene encoding olfactory receptor 143-like, coding for MENDSLVTEFVFMGLTDQPELQLPLFFVFLLNYTATMMGNLSLMIIICLNSHLHTPMYFFLFNLSFVDFCYSFVCSPKMLMGFVSENNTISFTGCMTQLFFFCLFVNSECYVLTAMAYDRYVAICKPLMYAILMSPRICSLLMFGSYLMGFASAMAHTGCMIRLSFCDSNTINHYMCEIFPLLQLSCSSTYANELVSSFIACIVVIVSGLVILTSYASILLNIAHMSSATGWSKAMGTCGSHIVTVSLFYGSGLLTYVKPASAKSVDQGKFFSVLYTLMVPMLNPLIYSLRNKDVKLAVKRTMKRITS